One Mailhella massiliensis DNA segment encodes these proteins:
- a CDS encoding flavodoxin, producing the protein MKVLIVYGSTTGNTAGIAEALGEQIGAAGHEVVVKNAADVTAEGLCDGYDAVLFGCSAWGTDEVELQDDFNTLFEEFDSIGAKGKKFACFASGDSSFEHFCGAVDVMEDRLSSLGAVMMEEGLKVEGDCSGSRDDVEAWGSRIIADLQG; encoded by the coding sequence ATGAAGGTTCTCATCGTGTATGGTTCTACCACCGGCAATACCGCGGGTATTGCGGAAGCTCTCGGCGAACAGATCGGCGCGGCCGGTCATGAAGTAGTGGTGAAGAACGCCGCCGATGTCACGGCCGAAGGCCTGTGCGACGGCTATGATGCCGTTCTTTTCGGCTGCTCCGCCTGGGGAACCGATGAAGTGGAACTGCAGGATGACTTCAACACCCTTTTTGAAGAATTCGATTCCATCGGTGCGAAGGGAAAGAAGTTCGCCTGCTTTGCCAGCGGCGACAGCAGCTTTGAACATTTCTGCGGCGCGGTGGACGTGATGGAGGACAGGCTTTCCTCTCTCGGCGCCGTGATGATGGAAGAAGGTCTCAAGGTGGAAGGCGACTGCTCAGGCAGCAGGGACGACGTGGAAGCCTGGGGCAGCCGTATCATCGCCGATTTGCAGGGGTAA